One window from the genome of Musa acuminata AAA Group cultivar baxijiao chromosome BXJ1-4, Cavendish_Baxijiao_AAA, whole genome shotgun sequence encodes:
- the LOC103981718 gene encoding aspartic proteinase 36-like → MARASDWVAAASSFIFLLFLFADAARTPEPSLRALATHGGKPNLVLPLVCSRSNSTRRSVLARRLLGEQVTARASMRLYDDYVTNGYYTTKLFIGTPPQEFALIVDSGSTVTYVPCSTCEQCGNHHQNLRFEPDLSSTYEPVKCNDDCTCDKEQKQCVYESQYTEMSSSSGVLGEDLISFGKESELKPQRAVFGCANSETGNLFNQHADGIIGLGRGELSIMDQLADKGVVTDSFSLCYGGMDVDGGAMVLGEITPPPDMVFSRSDPIRSPYYNIELEEIHVDGKLLHLDPRLFNSKDGTILDSGTTYAYLPEEAFMAFRDAILSNLHSLKRILGPDPNYSDICFSGAGSDVSELSKTFPVVDMVFGNGEKLSLSPENYLFRHSKVSGAYCLGVFQNEKDLTAILGGIIFRNTLVTYDRQNERIGFWKTNCSVLWERLHSDGGPTPGVLDFTNSRVNDSPTPVLPDLFESGVITFDMILNIAYAELLPHAKELEELIAHELQVDINQVNLINIASKGKSTMLRLAIFPAASSGFFSDTTVMDIVSFLSEHRVQLPENFGSYQVVRWNFERPSRSTWWEWRTMLLLVGILLAAFLRFTALSMWPDASRPLDAPLPEEDFCPLARFI, encoded by the exons ATGGCGCGAGCCAGTGATTGGgttgccgccgcctcctccttcatcttcctcctcttcctcttcgcgGACGCCGCTAGAACGCCGGAACCCTCCCTCCGTGCCCTCGCCACGCATGGCGGCAAGCCGAACTTGGTGCTGCCGCTTGTTTGCTCCCGCTCGAACTCCACCCGCCGATCCGTCTTGGCGAGACGCTTGCTAGGCGAGCAGGTCACTGCCAGAGCAAGCATGAGGCTCTACGATGATTACGTCACCAATGG GTATTACACTACAAAGCTCTTTATCGGAACACCGCCTCAAGAATTTGCCTTGATCGTGGATTCTGGGAGCACGGTCACTTACGTTCCTTGCTCCACGTGCGAGCAATGTGGGAATCATCATCAG AATTTGAGATTTGAACCTGATTTGTCAAGCACATATGAGCCTGTGAAATGCAATGATGATTGTACCTGTGACAAGGAGCAAAAGCAGTGTGTTTATGAGAGCCAATATACTGAAATGAGCTCTAGCAGTGGTGTGCTTGGTGAGGACCTTATATCATTTGGAAAAGAAAGTGAACTTAAACCTCAGCGTGCTGTTTTTGGCTGTGCAAATTCTGAAACTGGTAATTTGTTCAATCAACATGCTGATGGAATAATTGGGCTGGGCCGTGGAGAGCTCAGCATAATGGACCAACTTGCTGACAAGGGTGTTGTTACTGATTCATTTTCTTTATGCTATGGTGGGATGGATGTTGATGGAGGTGCAATGGTCCTTGGTGAGATAACTCCACCTCCTGACATGGTTTTTTCCCGATCAGATCCTATTCGCAG CCCATACTACAATATTGAGCTGGAGGAAATACATGTGGATGGTAAACTACTGCATCTTGATCCAAGACTATTCAATAGCAAGGATGGCACAATCTTGGATAGTGGAACCACATATGCATATCTACCAGAAGAAGCATTTATGGCATTTAGAGATGCT ATCTTGAGCAACTTACATTCTCTAAAGCGAATACTTGGACCCGATCCAAATTACAGTGACATCTGCTTTTCTGGTGCTGGAAG TGATGTCTCTGAACTCTCAAAGACCTTCCCAGTGGTTGATATGGTATTTGGTAATGGAGAAAAGCTGTCGCTTTCACCAGAAAACTACTTGTTTCGG CATTCGAAGGTTAGTGGTGCTTACTGCTTGGGAGTCTTTCAGAATGAAAAAGATCTGACGGCAATTTTGGGGg GTATTATTTTTCGCAACACTCTGGTAACTTATGACCGTCAGAATGAAAGAATTGGTTTTTGGAAGACTAACTGTTCTGTATTATGGGAGAGATTGCATAGTGATGGAGGCCCTACACCTGGAGTTTTAGATTTTACAAATTCAAGAGTGAATGACTCACCAACTCCTGTTCTACCAG ATCTGTTTGAAAGTGGGGTCATTACCTTCGACATGATTTTGAACATTGCATATGCTGAACTATTGCCCCATGCAAAGGAATTAGAGGAGCTTATCGCACATGAGTTACAAGTTGATATAAATCAG gttaatttaataaatattgcaAGCAAGGGAAAGAGTACCATGCTGAGATTGGCGATTTTTCCAGCTGCATCTTCTGGTTTCTTTTCTGATACAACAGTGATG GATATAGTATCTTTTTTATCTGAACATCGTGTTCAGCTTCCTGAAAATTTTGGAAGTTATCAGGTGGTTCGATGGAATTTTGAGCGTCCATCAAGAAG TACATGGTGGGAATGGCGGACAATGTTGTTACTGGTGGGAATATTACTCGCGGCTTTCCTCCGGTTTACAGCCCTCTCGATGTGGCCCGACGCATCCAGGCCTTTGGATGCACCTCTTCCTGAAGAAGACTTTTGCCCCTTAGCTCGATTCATTTAA